One Denticeps clupeoides chromosome 3, fDenClu1.1, whole genome shotgun sequence DNA window includes the following coding sequences:
- the cercam gene encoding procollagen galactosyltransferase 2 isoform X2 produces MLLRLVAALVFLAGTRGYFAEERSPEESQMQPPTVVLAIVARNAAHSLPYYLGALERLSYPKERISVWAATDHNVDNTTAVLKEWLTAMQTFYHHVEWRPMEKPTSYPGELGPKHWSNGRYEYVMKLKQAALNFAKRRWADYILYADTDNILSNPETLNLLMAENRSVIAPMLDSPGAYSNYWCGITPQGYYRRTAEYFPTRHRYRLGCFPVPMVHSTMLLDLRKEGTKKLAFHPPHVDYSWPFDDIIVFAFSCRASVHGPPMHPSRYVHMEPKQTDLMGFDEIYLINLRRRPDRRERMLWSLYEMEINAKVVDAVDGGALNSSDIKILGVDLLPGYYDPFSGRTLTKGEVGCFLSHYYIWKEMVDMQMDKALIFEDDVRFQGNFKRRLLRLMDEVEKVELDWDIIYLGRKQVNPGDEEVVENVRNLVVADYSYWTLSYAISLQGAQKLINAEPLSKMLPVDEFLPIMYDKHPNESYKSHFPNRNLMAYSTRPLLVEPCHYAGDPEWLSDTETSTLWDDDSVRTDWRGSHKTLKGTAPPAGLHSAHRDEL; encoded by the exons ATGTTGCTCCGGCTAGTCGCGGCTTTGGTGTTTCTGGCCGGGACGCGGGGCTACTTCGCGGAGGAGAGGTCCCCGGAAGAATCCCAGATGCAGCCGCCCACGGTCGTTCTCGCCATAGTCGCCCGAAACGCGGCGCACTCGTTGCCATATTACCTCGGAGCCCTGGAGAGGCTCAGCTACCCCAAAGAGCGCATCTCGGTTTG GGCGGCGACAGACCACAACGTCGACAACACCACGGCCGTCCTGAAGGAGTGGCTCACGGCCATGCAGACCTTCTACCACCATGTTGAGTGGAGACCTATGGAGAAGCCCAC ATCCTATCCTGGGGAGCTGGGGCCTAAACATTGGAGCAATGGGCGGTACGAGTATGTGATGAAGCTAAAACAGGCTGCGCTGAACTTTGCCAAGAGGCGCTGGGCTGATTACATCCTG TATGCAGACACGGACAACATCCTGAGCAACCCCGAGACGCTCAACCTCCTCATGGCTGAGAACAGGTCCGTCATTGCCCCGATGCTAGACTCCCCCGGCGCCTACTCCAACTACTGGTGCGGGATTACGCCACAG GGATACTACCGACGCACGGCCGAGTATTTCCCCACCAGACACCGATACAGGCTGGGCTGCTTCCCAGTGCCCATGGTTCACTCCACCATGCTGCTGGACCTGCGGAAGGAGGGGACCAAGAAGCTGGCCTTCCACCCCCCGCACGTGGACTACTCCTGGCCCTTCGACGACATTATCGTCTTCGCCTTCTCCTGCCGGGCTTCTG TTCATGGGCCCCCTATGCACCCCTCACGTTACGTGCACATGGAACCCAAACAGACCGACCTCATGGGCTTTGATGAG ATCTACCTGATAAACCTGCGCAGGCGCCCGGACCGGCGGGAGCGGATGCTGTGGTCTCTGTACGAGATGGAGATCAACGCTAAAGTGGTGGATGCAGTGGATGGAGG GGCGCTGAACAGCAGCGACATCAAGATTCTTGGCGTCGACCTCCTGCCCGGGTACTATGACCCGTTCTCTGGACGCACCCTGACCAAAGGAGAGGTTGGATGTTTCCTGAGCCACTACTATATTTGGAAGGAG ATGGTGGACATGCAGATGGACAAGGCGCTGATATTCGAGGACGACGTGCGTTTCCAGGGCAACTTCAAGCGACGGCTGCTGCGTCTGATGGatgaggtggagaaggtggagctGGACTGGGACATCAT ATACTTGGGCAGAAAGCAGGTGAACCCTGGAGatgaggaggtggtggagaatGTGAGGAACCTGGTGGTGGCCGACTACTCCTACTGGACCCTCTCTTATGCCATTTCACTGCAGGGTGCACAGAAACTCATCAATGCCGAGCCCCTGTCCAAGATGCTGCCGGTGGATGAGTTTCTGCCCATCATGTATGATAAGCACCCCAA cgAGTCGTATAAATCTCACTTTCCCAACCGCAATCTGATGGCGTACTCCACCCGGCCCCTGCTGGTGGAACCCTGTCACTACGCCGGTGACCCCGAGTGGTTGAGCGACACCGAAACCTCGACGTTATGGGACGATGACTCGGTGCGCACAGACTGGCGGGGCTCCCACAAGACCCTCAAAGgcacagcgccccctgctgggcTGCACAGTGCCCACCGAGATGAGCTTTAG
- the cercam gene encoding probable inactive glycosyltransferase 25 family member 3 isoform X1 → MLLRLVAALVFLAGTRGYFAEERSPEESQMQPPTVVLAIVARNAAHSLPYYLGALERLSYPKERISVWAATDHNVDNTTAVLKEWLTAMQTFYHHVEWRPMEKPTSYPGELGPKHWSNGRYEYVMKLKQAALNFAKRRWADYILYADTDNILSNPETLNLLMAENRSVIAPMLDSPGAYSNYWCGITPQGYYRRTAEYFPTRHRYRLGCFPVPMVHSTMLLDLRKEGTKKLAFHPPHVDYSWPFDDIIVFAFSCRASEVQMYICNKVRYGYVNVPAKPQQTVEDDRINFIHLYLESLVHGPPMHPSRYVHMEPKQTDLMGFDEIYLINLRRRPDRRERMLWSLYEMEINAKVVDAVDGGALNSSDIKILGVDLLPGYYDPFSGRTLTKGEVGCFLSHYYIWKEMVDMQMDKALIFEDDVRFQGNFKRRLLRLMDEVEKVELDWDIIYLGRKQVNPGDEEVVENVRNLVVADYSYWTLSYAISLQGAQKLINAEPLSKMLPVDEFLPIMYDKHPNESYKSHFPNRNLMAYSTRPLLVEPCHYAGDPEWLSDTETSTLWDDDSVRTDWRGSHKTLKGTAPPAGLHSAHRDEL, encoded by the exons ATGTTGCTCCGGCTAGTCGCGGCTTTGGTGTTTCTGGCCGGGACGCGGGGCTACTTCGCGGAGGAGAGGTCCCCGGAAGAATCCCAGATGCAGCCGCCCACGGTCGTTCTCGCCATAGTCGCCCGAAACGCGGCGCACTCGTTGCCATATTACCTCGGAGCCCTGGAGAGGCTCAGCTACCCCAAAGAGCGCATCTCGGTTTG GGCGGCGACAGACCACAACGTCGACAACACCACGGCCGTCCTGAAGGAGTGGCTCACGGCCATGCAGACCTTCTACCACCATGTTGAGTGGAGACCTATGGAGAAGCCCAC ATCCTATCCTGGGGAGCTGGGGCCTAAACATTGGAGCAATGGGCGGTACGAGTATGTGATGAAGCTAAAACAGGCTGCGCTGAACTTTGCCAAGAGGCGCTGGGCTGATTACATCCTG TATGCAGACACGGACAACATCCTGAGCAACCCCGAGACGCTCAACCTCCTCATGGCTGAGAACAGGTCCGTCATTGCCCCGATGCTAGACTCCCCCGGCGCCTACTCCAACTACTGGTGCGGGATTACGCCACAG GGATACTACCGACGCACGGCCGAGTATTTCCCCACCAGACACCGATACAGGCTGGGCTGCTTCCCAGTGCCCATGGTTCACTCCACCATGCTGCTGGACCTGCGGAAGGAGGGGACCAAGAAGCTGGCCTTCCACCCCCCGCACGTGGACTACTCCTGGCCCTTCGACGACATTATCGTCTTCGCCTTCTCCTGCCGGGCTTCTG AGGTCCAGATGTATATATGTAACAAGGTGCGCTACGGCTATGTGAACGTTCCGGCAAAACCCCAGCAAACAGTTGAAGACGACCGCATCAACTTCATCCATCTCTACCTGGAGTCCTTGG TTCATGGGCCCCCTATGCACCCCTCACGTTACGTGCACATGGAACCCAAACAGACCGACCTCATGGGCTTTGATGAG ATCTACCTGATAAACCTGCGCAGGCGCCCGGACCGGCGGGAGCGGATGCTGTGGTCTCTGTACGAGATGGAGATCAACGCTAAAGTGGTGGATGCAGTGGATGGAGG GGCGCTGAACAGCAGCGACATCAAGATTCTTGGCGTCGACCTCCTGCCCGGGTACTATGACCCGTTCTCTGGACGCACCCTGACCAAAGGAGAGGTTGGATGTTTCCTGAGCCACTACTATATTTGGAAGGAG ATGGTGGACATGCAGATGGACAAGGCGCTGATATTCGAGGACGACGTGCGTTTCCAGGGCAACTTCAAGCGACGGCTGCTGCGTCTGATGGatgaggtggagaaggtggagctGGACTGGGACATCAT ATACTTGGGCAGAAAGCAGGTGAACCCTGGAGatgaggaggtggtggagaatGTGAGGAACCTGGTGGTGGCCGACTACTCCTACTGGACCCTCTCTTATGCCATTTCACTGCAGGGTGCACAGAAACTCATCAATGCCGAGCCCCTGTCCAAGATGCTGCCGGTGGATGAGTTTCTGCCCATCATGTATGATAAGCACCCCAA cgAGTCGTATAAATCTCACTTTCCCAACCGCAATCTGATGGCGTACTCCACCCGGCCCCTGCTGGTGGAACCCTGTCACTACGCCGGTGACCCCGAGTGGTTGAGCGACACCGAAACCTCGACGTTATGGGACGATGACTCGGTGCGCACAGACTGGCGGGGCTCCCACAAGACCCTCAAAGgcacagcgccccctgctgggcTGCACAGTGCCCACCGAGATGAGCTTTAG